In Saccharothrix violaceirubra, the following are encoded in one genomic region:
- the bla gene encoding class A beta-lactamase, with protein MIVPRVVALLVLLSACSTPDDRVTATASAPPPDPAFVELERRFDAQVGVYAVDTGSNREVSYRADQRFAFASTFKALAAGLVLKAHEGGLDRVFRYSPAEIVDHSPVASGKTGLTVLETCDAAVRYSDNTAGNLLLRDLGGPKGFTAALRDLGDETTRSNRTEPTLNDTSPGDFRDTSTPRALATTLRTLLTTDRLPDTPKSILLDLLHRNTTGDKTIRAGTPEGWTVGDKTGTAAYGTRTDIAVVTPPGRAPILLAVLTTHTNKDASSDDALVAEAIRMALEHFS; from the coding sequence ATGATCGTCCCACGCGTGGTGGCCCTGCTCGTTCTCTTGAGCGCGTGCTCGACGCCTGACGACAGGGTCACCGCCACGGCTTCGGCGCCGCCACCCGACCCCGCGTTCGTGGAGCTGGAGCGCCGCTTCGACGCTCAGGTGGGCGTGTACGCCGTGGACACCGGTTCGAATCGCGAGGTGTCGTATCGCGCCGACCAGCGGTTCGCTTTCGCGTCGACGTTCAAGGCGCTCGCGGCGGGATTGGTCCTGAAGGCCCATGAGGGCGGGCTGGACCGGGTCTTCCGGTACAGCCCGGCCGAGATCGTGGACCACTCCCCTGTGGCGTCGGGGAAGACGGGGCTGACCGTGCTGGAGACGTGCGATGCGGCCGTCAGGTACAGCGACAACACTGCGGGCAACCTGCTGCTCAGAGACCTCGGCGGCCCCAAGGGGTTCACCGCCGCACTACGCGATCTCGGCGACGAGACGACCCGCTCGAACCGCACGGAGCCGACGCTGAACGACACGTCGCCGGGCGACTTCCGCGACACGAGCACTCCTCGGGCATTGGCGACCACCCTGCGCACGCTGCTGACCACCGACCGCCTGCCGGACACGCCGAAGTCGATCCTGCTCGACCTGCTGCACCGCAACACCACCGGCGACAAGACGATCCGAGCCGGAACCCCCGAGGGGTGGACCGTCGGGGACAAGACCGGAACAGCGGCCTACGGCACGCGCACCGACATCGCCGTCGTCACGCCCCCCGGACGTGCCCCGATCCTCCTGGCAGTCCTGACGACCCACACGAACAAGGACGCTTCATCCGACGACGCGCTGGTCGCCGAAGCCATCCGGATGGCGTTGGAACACTTCTCGTGA
- a CDS encoding arylsulfatase: MTLPPDADGYRDFAGKIGRTFAQSRPAWPAEPRPKGPNIVVVLVDDLGYADIGPFGGEIETPHLDALAANGLRLTNYHTTPLCSPSRAALLTGLNPHRAGFAFPANSDPGYPAYSFQLPDDAPSVAESLRAAGYATFAVGKWHLTRDAASHDAADRSSWPLQRGFDRYFGSLEGLTNLHHPHRLVWDNSPYDIGDQPDGYFLTDDLTDRAVSMIDTLRANDPDKPFFLYFAHHAMHGPLGAKPEDLERYRGRYDEGWDVIRERRFAKQLAEGLFPEGTVLPPRNSEPGRDVLAWDDVPEEQRELFARYMEVYAASLSNVDDSVGRIVEALRKHGELDNTIIVFTSDNGATAEGGAEGTRSYFSQFVHVPGVPDDWERDVARELDLLGGPRTTIHYPRGWAQASNTPFRLYKFDTYAGGVRTPFIVHWPDGVEAGLRHQYAYVTDVTPTLLELAGVPRLTHRHGVEAVTEDGVSAVPVLRSAEAASPHTAQYTETGGNRGYYADGWKIVTRHRPGTPYDDSEWELYHIAEDPTETTNVAAEYPEKLAELAAAWEKAAWRNTVFPLTDYSPAASLRRPSDERFERPVTLYPGTPLLERYRSAQLVQYRDFTATASLDGRGRGVLFAHGDQGGGYVVHVDDDAAHLTYNAYGDLHRSAPVPLGGDEIRLTAKALPDFRWEFTLTTDAGETKLGPVPQLIGLAPFTGISVGADRGGPVDWDLHTRERTFPYTGTLRHVRYEPGPQADYDPLLVARLWAEAERVYD; this comes from the coding sequence ATGACCCTCCCACCCGACGCCGACGGCTACCGCGACTTCGCGGGCAAGATCGGCCGCACGTTCGCGCAGTCCCGCCCCGCCTGGCCCGCCGAGCCCCGTCCCAAGGGGCCCAACATCGTGGTCGTGCTGGTCGACGACCTCGGTTACGCCGACATCGGCCCGTTCGGCGGCGAGATCGAGACGCCGCACCTGGACGCGTTGGCCGCCAACGGCCTGCGACTGACCAACTACCACACCACGCCGCTGTGCTCGCCGTCCCGCGCGGCGCTGCTCACCGGCCTGAACCCGCACCGCGCCGGGTTCGCGTTCCCGGCCAACTCCGATCCGGGCTACCCGGCGTACTCGTTCCAGCTGCCCGACGACGCGCCCTCGGTGGCCGAGTCGTTGCGTGCGGCCGGGTACGCGACGTTCGCGGTGGGCAAGTGGCACCTGACCCGTGACGCGGCGAGCCACGACGCGGCCGACCGGTCGTCGTGGCCGTTGCAGCGCGGGTTCGACCGCTACTTCGGCAGCCTCGAAGGGCTCACGAACCTGCACCACCCGCACCGGCTGGTGTGGGACAACAGCCCGTACGACATCGGCGACCAGCCCGACGGCTACTTCCTCACCGACGACCTGACCGACCGGGCCGTGTCGATGATCGACACGTTGCGCGCCAACGACCCGGACAAGCCGTTCTTCCTGTACTTCGCCCACCACGCGATGCACGGGCCGCTGGGCGCCAAGCCCGAGGACCTGGAGCGCTACCGGGGCCGCTACGACGAGGGCTGGGACGTGATCCGCGAGCGGCGGTTCGCCAAGCAGCTCGCCGAAGGACTGTTCCCCGAGGGCACGGTGCTGCCGCCGCGCAACAGCGAGCCCGGCCGTGACGTGCTCGCGTGGGACGACGTGCCCGAAGAGCAGCGTGAGCTGTTCGCCCGGTACATGGAGGTCTACGCGGCGTCCCTGTCCAATGTGGACGACAGCGTCGGCCGGATCGTCGAGGCCCTGCGCAAGCACGGCGAACTCGACAACACCATCATCGTGTTCACCTCCGACAACGGCGCCACGGCCGAGGGCGGCGCCGAAGGCACCCGCAGCTACTTCAGCCAGTTCGTGCACGTGCCCGGCGTGCCCGACGACTGGGAGCGCGACGTCGCCCGCGAACTCGACCTGCTCGGCGGGCCGCGGACCACGATCCACTACCCGCGCGGCTGGGCGCAGGCGTCCAACACCCCGTTCCGGCTCTACAAGTTCGACACCTACGCCGGTGGCGTGCGCACGCCGTTCATCGTGCACTGGCCCGACGGCGTCGAAGCCGGTCTGCGCCACCAGTACGCGTACGTCACCGACGTGACGCCCACGCTGCTGGAGCTGGCCGGCGTGCCCCGGCTGACCCACCGCCACGGCGTCGAGGCCGTCACCGAGGACGGCGTGAGCGCGGTGCCCGTGCTGCGGTCGGCCGAGGCGGCGAGCCCGCACACCGCCCAGTACACCGAGACCGGCGGCAACCGGGGCTACTACGCCGACGGCTGGAAGATCGTCACCCGGCACCGTCCCGGCACGCCCTACGACGACAGCGAGTGGGAGCTGTACCACATCGCCGAGGACCCGACCGAGACCACGAACGTCGCGGCCGAGTACCCGGAGAAGCTCGCCGAACTCGCGGCGGCGTGGGAGAAGGCCGCGTGGCGGAACACGGTCTTCCCGCTGACCGACTACTCGCCCGCCGCGTCGCTGCGCCGTCCGTCCGACGAGCGCTTCGAACGGCCCGTCACGCTCTACCCCGGCACGCCGCTGCTGGAGCGCTACCGGTCCGCGCAGCTCGTGCAGTACCGCGACTTCACGGCCACGGCGTCGCTCGACGGCCGGGGTCGTGGCGTGCTGTTCGCGCACGGCGACCAGGGCGGCGGGTACGTGGTCCACGTGGACGACGACGCCGCGCACCTGACCTACAACGCGTACGGCGACCTGCACCGCAGCGCCCCCGTTCCGTTGGGCGGCGACGAGATCCGGCTCACCGCGAAGGCGTTGCCGGACTTCCGCTGGGAGTTCACGCTGACCACGGACGCGGGGGAGACCAAGCTCGGTCCCGTGCCGCAGTTGATCGGGCTCGCGCCGTTCACCGGCATCAGCGTGGGCGCCGACCGGGGCGGCCCGGTGGACTGGGACCTGCACACGCGGGAGCGGACGTTCCCCTACACCGGCACGCTGCGGCACGTCCGGTACGAGCCGGGACCGCAGGCCGACTACGACCCCCTGCTGGTCGCGCGACTGTGGGCGGAGGCGGAACGTGTCTACGACTGA
- a CDS encoding dipeptide ABC transporter ATP-binding protein — MSTTDPVLAVRDLTVSFGPVQAVRGIDLTIAPGEILALVGESGSGKSVTARAVLGLLPHTATVGGSARLGDRELIGADEDELRSVRGKSIAMVFQEPATALNPVHTVGRQLAEVLRVHRPLTRKQARGEAVRLLDLVGIPEPATRVRHYPHQLSGGQKQRVVIALALANDPALIIADEPTTALDVTVQAEILDLLRDLRDRLGTAILLITHNMGVVADLADRVAVMHRGEVVEQAPVEDLFARPARAYTRELLESVPRLGHRAPAAPHEAETDALAFDGVTVRYGAFTAVSDVTLTVGRGEVVGLVGESGSGKSTLGRVAAGILRPANGTVSVLGGDPVDPAVRRRLGFVFQDPGGSLNPRLSIHDCVAEPLRVHGVDRSAHRARVVELLDAVRLPSSYVDRRPRELSGGQRQRVGIARALALRPDLLVADEPTSALDVSVQASVLALLTELQREHGFACLFISHDLAVVDSLAHRVAVLHRGAVVEQGPHHRVLRDPSADYTRRLVDAVPVPDPVAQRARRTGLVTA; from the coding sequence GTGTCTACGACTGATCCGGTTCTGGCGGTACGGGACCTGACCGTGTCGTTCGGTCCGGTCCAGGCCGTGCGCGGCATCGACCTGACGATCGCGCCCGGCGAGATCCTCGCCCTGGTCGGGGAATCCGGCTCGGGCAAGTCCGTCACGGCCCGTGCCGTGCTGGGCCTGCTGCCGCACACCGCGACGGTGGGCGGCAGCGCCCGGCTCGGCGACCGCGAGCTGATCGGCGCGGACGAGGACGAGTTGCGCTCGGTGCGCGGCAAGTCGATCGCCATGGTGTTCCAGGAACCGGCCACGGCGCTCAACCCCGTGCACACGGTCGGGCGCCAGCTCGCCGAGGTGCTGCGCGTGCACCGGCCGTTGACCCGCAAGCAGGCGCGTGGCGAGGCCGTGCGCCTGCTCGACCTGGTCGGCATTCCGGAACCGGCGACCCGCGTCCGGCACTACCCGCACCAGCTCTCCGGCGGGCAGAAGCAGCGCGTGGTCATCGCCCTGGCGTTGGCCAACGACCCGGCGTTGATCATCGCGGACGAGCCGACCACCGCGCTGGACGTGACCGTGCAGGCCGAGATCCTGGACCTGCTGCGCGACCTGCGCGACCGGCTGGGCACGGCGATCCTGCTGATCACGCACAACATGGGCGTGGTCGCGGACCTGGCCGACCGGGTCGCGGTCATGCACCGCGGCGAGGTCGTCGAACAGGCACCGGTCGAGGACCTCTTCGCGCGGCCGGCGCGCGCCTACACCCGTGAGCTGCTGGAGTCCGTCCCGCGTCTGGGCCACCGCGCGCCCGCCGCGCCGCACGAGGCCGAGACCGACGCGCTCGCGTTCGACGGCGTGACCGTGCGGTACGGGGCGTTCACCGCCGTGTCGGACGTGACGCTCACGGTCGGCCGGGGCGAGGTCGTCGGCCTGGTCGGCGAGTCGGGTTCGGGCAAGTCCACGCTGGGCCGGGTCGCGGCGGGCATCCTGCGCCCCGCGAACGGCACGGTGTCGGTGCTCGGCGGCGACCCGGTCGACCCGGCCGTGCGCCGTCGGCTCGGGTTCGTGTTCCAGGATCCGGGCGGCTCGCTCAACCCCCGGCTGTCGATCCACGACTGCGTGGCCGAACCGCTGCGCGTGCACGGGGTCGACCGGTCTGCGCACCGCGCGCGGGTCGTCGAGCTGCTGGACGCGGTGCGCCTGCCTTCATCCTATGTGGACAGAAGGCCGCGTGAGCTGTCCGGCGGGCAACGGCAGCGCGTCGGCATCGCGCGTGCCCTGGCGTTGCGGCCGGACCTGCTCGTCGCGGACGAGCCGACCAGCGCGCTGGACGTGTCCGTGCAGGCGAGCGTGTTGGCGCTGCTGACCGAACTGCAACGCGAGCACGGGTTCGCGTGCCTGTTCATCAGCCACGACCTGGCCGTGGTCGACTCGCTCGCGCACCGGGTGGCCGTGCTGCACCGGGGCGCGGTCGTCGAACAGGGGCCGCATCACCGGGTGCTGCGCGACCCGTCCGCCGACTACACCCGGCGGCTCGTCGACGCGGTACCGGTGCCCGACCCGGTCGCCCAGCGCGCGCGGCGCACGGGCCTGGTCACCGCGTAG
- a CDS encoding toll/interleukin-1 receptor domain-containing protein, with product MSRSYDVCLSFAGEQRAYVEEVARLLRAGGVEVFYDQFETADLWGRDLAVHLDDVFRHRSRYCVLFASADYARKMWTSHERASALDRALRDRDDYLLPVRFDDTEIPGLRRSTGYLDARRLSPGEIVAALIKRIGAGDSLAVPCTILAVRGSVDVRRLFDDASRECGIAVDVVGEHGVVPLDRVSTGDVVRRLVPVLAESRLVVGVHRGEVPEGDSVDLAVASALVEVTDAERAVVLSQRVYDEVVRGSGRARQYVGVPLASGGTAWVRGSGRQGGATGARVTVIGDNAVIGQVGDRHDHR from the coding sequence ATGAGCCGGTCCTACGACGTCTGCCTGTCCTTCGCCGGTGAGCAGCGGGCGTATGTCGAGGAAGTCGCACGTCTGTTGCGGGCCGGTGGGGTCGAGGTCTTCTACGACCAGTTCGAGACCGCCGACCTGTGGGGGCGTGACCTGGCCGTCCACCTCGACGACGTGTTCCGGCACCGGTCTCGTTATTGCGTTCTTTTCGCCTCCGCCGATTACGCGCGGAAGATGTGGACCTCGCACGAGCGGGCCAGTGCGCTCGACCGGGCGTTGCGGGATCGGGACGACTACCTGCTTCCGGTGCGGTTCGACGACACCGAGATCCCCGGGCTGCGGCGGTCCACCGGGTACCTCGACGCCCGGCGGCTCTCGCCCGGGGAGATCGTGGCGGCCCTGATCAAGCGGATCGGTGCCGGGGACTCGCTTGCGGTGCCGTGCACGATCCTCGCGGTTCGGGGATCGGTCGATGTGCGGCGGCTGTTCGACGACGCCTCGCGGGAGTGCGGCATCGCGGTCGACGTGGTCGGTGAGCACGGCGTCGTTCCGCTCGACCGGGTGTCCACGGGGGACGTCGTCCGCCGTCTGGTGCCCGTCCTCGCCGAGTCGCGGCTCGTGGTCGGTGTCCACCGGGGCGAGGTGCCCGAAGGGGACTCGGTCGATCTCGCCGTCGCGTCCGCCCTGGTCGAGGTGACCGACGCCGAACGCGCGGTCGTGTTGTCGCAACGGGTCTACGACGAGGTGGTGCGGGGGTCCGGGCGTGCGCGGCAGTACGTCGGGGTTCCGTTGGCGTCCGGTGGCACGGCGTGGGTCCGGGGGTCCGGTCGGCAGGGAGGGGCGACAGGGGCGCGGGTGACGGTGATCGGCGACAACGCGGTCATCGGGCAGGTGGGTGACCGCCATGACCACCGTTGA